ATCGAAGCGGATTTGATGGAGTTGCTTCCGAAGAAAGAGTGGATCATGATTTCTCATCGCCTGATCTTCCATGGACGTGCGGTTTGTATCGCCCGCAGGCCGAAATGCGCAGAATGCGTTCTCAACCAACTGTGTCCCTCCAGCACTGCCTGACTATTCTTCGCCGAAGACCTCGGCTGAAAACACCATTATTTTGCAGTCCTCTTTCCAGCATCCCGGATTCAGTCCCGCCTTTTGACAGGTATGGTCCAGAAATTCGATACGCGACCAGCCATATAAAGTCGCCACCTGTGGCAGAAGCAGACCCCGGTAGCGTCCTTTCTGGATCATCAGACCATGTTTGCCGACCTCGATCTGATCTATATCATTTATCTTTTGCAGGGGGGTCAGAACCGAAATCTCCAGCTCAATTTCCGGGTACTCATCGCCGGCCAGCCTGGGAAAGCGGGGATCCTCGCTGGCGGCTTTGACAGCACAGGAGGAGACCGCCTGGTAGAGTGGCATGAAAGCCTCGGTATAACCTATACATCCCCGCAGGCGATGGTTTTTATTGATGGTTACGAAGGCGGCCCCATCTTCGGTGAGTACGCCCTGAGGTGGATCGAATTCGGGAACCGGTCTACCCGCCAGCCAGGCCTCGATAGATTCACGTGCGATATTCAACAGGACCTGTCTTTCATCGGGCGAAAGATAGGCTTCGTCGGTAGCTTCTTCCGGGGGTTCATGCTCCTCACGGTAAATCACCGCTGAGAGATAACTGACAACATTGGAAGTATTGCCGGAGAATTCTCCTGAGTCGGACTGCCTGAGTATTTTGGCGCTGTTTGCACCCAGTTTTTTGGCGATCTCGATTGCGGCCGCAGTGGGTCCGGCACCGCACATTTCGATCACGCCATTTTCTTCAGCCTGCCACAGCTCCCTGCCTTTTAATTCCCTGATATAACCGGCAGTTCGTTTATCGATTTCACGACATTCAGAACGGCTCTTGTAATGTGTGAGGTCGGTGGAAGCGATGATTATAACGTCCTCGCGTTCCCCGATCGCCTCGGGAACCACTCGCACCAGTTCAGCGATCATCTTCTTTTCCTGCAGTCCAATCTGGAGCGGGACTATCTTTATTTCCGGGTTGATGTATTGCAAAAACGGAAGCTGAGTTTCCAGCGAATGTTCACCGTTGAAATAGGATTCCCCGGAAGCGATATATTTTGAGCCTTTGCGGATTGCCGAAGCCAGGTCGGTATCGATTTCTGATATTCCCAGAGGCGTTTGCCAGCCTCCCTTGTCCCAGATCGCGATGCCCTTGTAGTCGATCTGGTGTTTGAATCCGATTATGACGGCGGTTTTTATCTGTGGATAATCTCGTAGAAGCCTGTATCCGACAGCAGCGGTCGGCCCGGAAAAGATGAAGCCGGCATGAGGGCTTACCAGCGCCAGGGGGGGACCGGAAATTTCAACTTCTTCAGCCTGTTCGAGCATGCTGTCGAGCATGTTGGCCAGAGAGCTTTTATCGGCTGGATAGAACTTACCGGCAATTACAGGATGACGGATTGATTCGGCGGAAACTGTGAGGCAGAGCGCAAGTATAACCGCAAAGATGACTGAAATGTATTTACAGCTTTTCATTTTGATTTCTCCTTCTGCAATCGTATAATTATACGCAAGCGAGATCATGCAGATGTAATTTATGCCTAAATCACGAGTTGTCAAAATAACAAATCGGAAACTTGCAGACGCCGATCGAAAGCTCGAGCCCTCGGAGGTCAAGAGGTCGTTGTCTATTGCCATGGTCTATCTGACCGGCGAGAAGGACGCACAATCGGCCTGGCAGAGCCTGTTCTCAGGAGGAGATCATGTCGGTATCAAGCCGAACTGCCTTGGTGGAAAACCGCTCTCCAGTTCGGAAGTTATCGCCATGGAGATCGTTTCCGGACTTCGTTCGGCCGGAGTCGAGGAGAACAATACAATTATCTGGGAACGTACCAATCGTGAGCTGAAACGGGCTGGCTATGAATTAAATATATCATCATCGGGACTGCGTGTGTTTGGCACGGATTCAAAAGGCGTCGGTTACGGCGACTCTCTCCACAAACAGGGCAAGGTCGGGTCTCTGCTGTCGAAGATATTCGAGCAGTACATAGTGAAAAACATTAATTTTCCGCTTCTGAAGGATCACTCGATCGCCGGCGTGTCGGCTTCCATGAAAAACTTCTTCGGGCTGATCCACAATCCCAACAAGTACCATATGAACAATTGCGATCCCTATCTCGCTGACCTGTTCTCCCTGCCGTTGGTCAAACGTAAAAACGTTCTAACGATCTGTGATGCAACCCGTATCCAGTATGACGGCGGTCCCGGTTTTGTGCCGTATTATATTGCAGAACCGGGCACCATTATGGTTGCCTTTGATCCTGTTGCCATGGACGCTGTGGGATACAGCATGCTGGATGATTATCGTAAGCGCCATGACCTGAAACCGCTCAGTCAAATCGGTCGAGAGCCGACCTGGCTGAAAACCGCAGAAAAAGCGAAAATTGGAACAGCTGACCTGGATCATATCGAACTGATCGAGGAGACTATCTGATCATGAAACGCCGCACAGTACTGAAAACGTTTGCCTGTGGAGCCTGCGCCTCTTTATTACCGATCAATCCGATCAGGCAGGGGGGAGGGCTGGTTGAAAACGCGCTCTGTCTCGATACTACTGATACCCTTTCCGATGTGGATGCGATGTTCTATGAAAAACGAGAAGGTACCGCGATAGAATGTCTCCTGTGCCCGCGTCATTGCCGGGTGACCGATCTCGAACGGGGCTACTGTGGTGTGCGCGAAAATAGGGACGGCAGATACATTACCCTGGTACACAGCCGGGCCTGCGCGATGAATATCGATCCGATCGAAAAGAAACCGCTCTTTCATTTCAAGCCGGGCACTCCCGCCTTTTCGATTGCTACCGCCGGATGTAATGTCAATTGCCAGTTCTGCCAGAACTGGGATATTTCGCAGGTCAGACCGGAACAAGTAGCAAATGTCGAACTGACACCCGAGGATATCACCCAAATCTGTCGTCAGCGAAGAGTGCCAACGATTGCCTATACCTATTCCGAGCCGGTGGTTTTCTATGAATATATGTATGATACCTGCCTAAAGAGTCGCAAAAACGGGATCAAAAACGTTGTAATAACCGGCGGTTATATCGAACAAAAACCGCTCCGTAGACTTCTCGGGCTGGTCGATGCGGTCAAGGTAGATCTAAAGGCGTTTTCAGAGGATTATTATCGTGAGATTGTCAACGGCGAACTTCAGCCGGTCCTGGAAGCTCTCAAGATAATCAGGGAGGAAGGTGTCTGGCTGGAGCTGGTTTATCTGATGGTGCCGACTTTGAATGATTCCGAGGATGAGATCAAACAACTCTGTGGGTGGATACTGGAAAACCTTGGAGATCGCGTGCCGATTCATTTCACACGTTTCCATCCCGCTTATCTGATGAAAAACCTGCCTTCGACCCCGCTTGAAAGTCTCGAGAAGGCATTCACGACAGCCTCACAGTCTGGATTGAGGTACCCCTATGTCGGCAATGTACCCGGCCATGACGGCGAACATACACGCTGTCCCGAATGCGGGAAGATTGTCATCAGGCGAAGAGGTTTCACCATCCTGGAAAACGATCTCCTGGAGGGACGATGCCGTTTTTGTGAGCACGATCTTGACGGCGTCTGGTCCTAAGTTTTATTTGAATCGTTGCCCGCGTGTGTTATCATAAAAGCATGACTTCCAAAACTGCCCTTTTATTTTTGCCGTTTTTTTACGGTTTTTTGACCCTGACATTTCAGGCGGTATTCATTCGCCAATTG
The window above is part of the Candidatus Zixiibacteriota bacterium genome. Proteins encoded here:
- the amrB gene encoding AmmeMemoRadiSam system protein B; this encodes MAIDNDLLTSEGSSFRSASASFRFVILTTRDLGINYICMISLAYNYTIAEGEIKMKSCKYISVIFAVILALCLTVSAESIRHPVIAGKFYPADKSSLANMLDSMLEQAEEVEISGPPLALVSPHAGFIFSGPTAAVGYRLLRDYPQIKTAVIIGFKHQIDYKGIAIWDKGGWQTPLGISEIDTDLASAIRKGSKYIASGESYFNGEHSLETQLPFLQYINPEIKIVPLQIGLQEKKMIAELVRVVPEAIGEREDVIIIASTDLTHYKSRSECREIDKRTAGYIRELKGRELWQAEENGVIEMCGAGPTAAAIEIAKKLGANSAKILRQSDSGEFSGNTSNVVSYLSAVIYREEHEPPEEATDEAYLSPDERQVLLNIARESIEAWLAGRPVPEFDPPQGVLTEDGAAFVTINKNHRLRGCIGYTEAFMPLYQAVSSCAVKAASEDPRFPRLAGDEYPEIELEISVLTPLQKINDIDQIEVGKHGLMIQKGRYRGLLLPQVATLYGWSRIEFLDHTCQKAGLNPGCWKEDCKIMVFSAEVFGEE
- a CDS encoding DUF362 domain-containing protein, whose protein sequence is MPKSRVVKITNRKLADADRKLEPSEVKRSLSIAMVYLTGEKDAQSAWQSLFSGGDHVGIKPNCLGGKPLSSSEVIAMEIVSGLRSAGVEENNTIIWERTNRELKRAGYELNISSSGLRVFGTDSKGVGYGDSLHKQGKVGSLLSKIFEQYIVKNINFPLLKDHSIAGVSASMKNFFGLIHNPNKYHMNNCDPYLADLFSLPLVKRKNVLTICDATRIQYDGGPGFVPYYIAEPGTIMVAFDPVAMDAVGYSMLDDYRKRHDLKPLSQIGREPTWLKTAEKAKIGTADLDHIELIEETI
- the amrS gene encoding AmmeMemoRadiSam system radical SAM enzyme; amino-acid sequence: MKRRTVLKTFACGACASLLPINPIRQGGGLVENALCLDTTDTLSDVDAMFYEKREGTAIECLLCPRHCRVTDLERGYCGVRENRDGRYITLVHSRACAMNIDPIEKKPLFHFKPGTPAFSIATAGCNVNCQFCQNWDISQVRPEQVANVELTPEDITQICRQRRVPTIAYTYSEPVVFYEYMYDTCLKSRKNGIKNVVITGGYIEQKPLRRLLGLVDAVKVDLKAFSEDYYREIVNGELQPVLEALKIIREEGVWLELVYLMVPTLNDSEDEIKQLCGWILENLGDRVPIHFTRFHPAYLMKNLPSTPLESLEKAFTTASQSGLRYPYVGNVPGHDGEHTRCPECGKIVIRRRGFTILENDLLEGRCRFCEHDLDGVWS